Genomic segment of Helicobacteraceae bacterium:
AGCCTAGTTCGCGCGTGGTGGCGCGAGAGCCTAGCGCCTCGAATATCCCGCTTGTAAGCGCCGTTTAACTAGCGGCGCAACTTTTGCGCGATCCGCTCTGCCACTTTTTGATTTATTGAATATCGCCAATCTTTAAGCTGATATTATTACCAAATCTCAAGAGAAAGGTTATTATGAGACAAAAGGCATTTATATTTGGCTCTGGCGGCACGGCGAAGATGATTTTGCCAAGCGTAGAGCAAAAATACGACGTTATCGGGTTTTTAGACAACGATCCGTTGCGTCATAGCGCCAAACGGGGGGGGGGGGGGGGTAACCCTTAACGGCAAAGACATTTTTCCTCCCAACGCGGTTTGCGACTACGATTACGATCTGATCATAGTGGCGACCCTAACAGGTATCGAATCCGTTCCAAAACAACTTGTAGCGCTTGGCGTCGATAGGAATAAAATCAGTATCGATTACGCGCTCGTTCCTCTTAGAGCTAGAATTATATTTCTTGAAAAACTAGCCCAGATGTTTGATGAAGCGCGCATAAACGGCTCGGTAGCCGAAGGCGGCATTTTTCAAGGCGATTTCGCAAAAGAGATCAACCGCGTTTTTCCCGACAAAACGCTGTATCTGTTCGACGCCTTTGAGGGTTTCGATAAAAGAGACGTAGCAAAAGAGGTGGCAGACGGTTTAAGCGAGTCCGATACGGTCAGCTATTTTAACGCCACTTCCGAAGAGATAGTGAAAGCCAAATTGCCCCATCCCGATCGGTGCGTAATCAAAAAGGGCTATTTTCCCGAAACGGCGGCGGGCGTAGAAGATCGCTTCTGCTTTGTCAATCTCGATTTTGATCTATACGATCCAATACTAGCGGGGCTTGAGTTCTTTTACCCGCTTATGACGGAGGGCGGCGTAATCTTGATTCACGACTACTTTAATCCGTTTTACAAAGGCGTAAAACTGGCGGTCGATGGTTTTGCGAAGGCAAACGACGCTCGTCTGCTACCCGTTGGCGACGGATTTAGTATAGCGGTATTACGTTAATTGTCTATCTTACGCCGCCGCTATATGCGACAAAGCGTTGCGGACGGCTATTAGGCGCTCTATTCGCCGACGAAAACTACGCCGATCGCTTGCGACACAGCGCTTGATTTTGTAAGCGCAAGGATAAAAACGCAACCGATCAACACGGCGCGGCTTTTGATTTGGACGCGCGAGATATTACGCCGATCTTTATCGTCGGTAATCCGCCGCGCGGAGTTTATATTCGCCGCGATCAAAAGCATTTGCTTGCCAAAAGGATACGTTTCCGCTCGGCGGACGAGATAGGTATAGCTTATGATCTGAAACGCGCGGCGATCGCGGATAGATTCCCGCCTTCCTGAGCGCCCTATTGCGCGCCTTGCGCTACTATTGAAGGGGGGGGGGGCTTCTGGAATGACAATTAGATTAAACGGTGATCTGGCGAAAATTGCGAGAGATGGATACCAGCGCTTTCACGGGTATGACAAATAAGGGACAGTATAGCGCGGGTTAAAATATTGGCGGCGGTTGGTTTGCCATTTGGCGGTTTTGTCGCGCCTGTTAGGCGCTATTGTTAAGGCTCTTTTATGTCTTGAATAGGCGGGCAATCGTTTCGCTTAGTAGCGTTTTGGCATAATTGCGCCCTTCAAAGCGCGGAAGTAGCTCAGGGGTAGAGCTTTTGCTTCCCAAGCAAAAGGTCGCGGGTTCGATTCCCGTCTTCCGCTCCATTAACGTTAGTTTACGCCGCGCGCCCAGCGGTCGCTTTGAAGCCAAAACGCCGCTTGCTTTCGCAAAATCCGTTCTGTTTTGGCGTGTAAAAACAGAGCGCGGCAACCGAAACAATAGATCGCGCGCGCCGCGAAAAATATAGAAAAAATAGCTATACTTTTGGGCGATATTGCGCTTTTGGCGCGTCAAAATGGAGTCGCTATGAGTTTTGAAGCCTTTGTGGACGCCGAATTACCAAGAGCGATCGGCGGTTTTGTCCGCCGCAAGGCGCTGTATAACGGCGATACGAGTTTTGAAGGATACGAGCCGTGCAGCTTTTTCGCGATCACCTCTTATAAAGATCGCGCGCCGACGCTTAAGTTGCTGCTTGACGACGGCTCGCTGTTTTCGTTTATGCCGATCGACTGTTTTACCAGCTTAACGCCGCAAGAGACGCAAGCGCAGACGCTAGATATGGAGGATTTAGCCTATAAAAACTGCCCCGATTATGGTTTTGCGTTCTCGTCTCCAAAGTTCTTGCAAGGCAAGATCAACTGCTATTTTCCGCGCCGAGATCAGTGGTTTGAGGCGGAATATATCGCCTCGCTAGATTGGCATCGCGGCAATCTTATTATGCATATATGCCATCTTGAAAACGGACAGATCGCCATCTTGCCAAGCCACAAAATAAAATTCCACGACGGGGCGCGGGAGTTCAAGCCCTATCGCAAAATTACAAGCGTCTGGGAGGTTGGCGTAAGCGGTTGGGAAAACGGATCGAAGGTATAGCGGCGGATATTGCGCGAGCGTCTAAAGAACGCTTGGATGCGCTAAACAAATACCCCTTCCGCTCCAAATTTGATCGCATTAACCAAAACAAAAAAAACGCGGGTGGGGTTGCAAGACGCGGTTATCGCGACGTTTGAAAACGCTTAGCGCTATCGCGATTGCTTGAAGCTAAAAAACGCGCGACGAGCCGCCTATCGATATTTAGCGCCGCAATTTTCACGTTTCGTTTTTGCTGTCGTCGCGGGGATCAAGATGAACCGTGATCAACCATTTGGCGTTTGGCTCTAGCGCGGAGATCGCGTTTTCAACGTAATCGCTGGTATCGTGCGCGTCGTTTAACGAAATAGCTTCGCTAAAAACCAAATGCACCTCTACGACGTAAGTTTTAGCGCTTTTACGCGTTCGCAGGTAGTGATAGCCGCTGGCGCGCGGCGCGTTCCTTACGACCTCGCGTATTCGGCTCAAAAGCGGCTCCTCTATGGCGCGATCCATCAGCGTCAAAACGCCTTCGCGAGCGATTTTGTAAGCGCCGACGGCGATAAACAGCGCGATCGCGACGGATACCGCGCCGTCTATAAAGTGAAAGCCGCTTGCGGCGATCAGCCCAAGCGAAGCGATAACGCCGACGTTTGTCCATAGATCGCTTTTATAATGAAGCAGATCGGCGCGAACGATTAGCGATTTGGTTTTTTTGTGCGCGAGCGTTAATCCCGCCACGATACAGGCGGTCGCCGCCGCCGAAACGACCATAGTTAAAATAGCCGCGTTAAGCGCTTCGATCTGTTTATCGTCGATCAGATTACGGACGCTTTGATAGACGATAAACGCGCTAGAACAGGCGATCAATACCCCCTCGATCAACGCGGCTAACCCCTCGATCTTGCCGCGTCCGTAGTTAAAAGTTTCATTGGGGTTTAGCTCGCTCTGTTTCACCGCGTAGTAGTTGAAAAGGCTCATCGCCATATCCAGAAAAGAGTCGATCGCGCTGCTGATAACCGCCATACTGCCCGTCAAAATCCCAGCCGCAAACTTTGCGATCGCGAGCAAAAAAGCGGCGGCGGTCGTTAAGATCGTGGATTTTCGCTCGATACTCATCGCCATATTTTGGGCAGCCTTAACGCGGTTTTCATCTGTTTGGCGATAGCTGAAACCTCTCCGCCAAAAAAGAGCGAATGGGCGATCGCGCCTTGAAAAGCCAACATATCTTCGCCGTCTTTAGCGTCAATTCCGAGCGCTTTGGCAAGCCGCAAAAACGGCGTTTCAACGCCGTATATAACGTCGTAAGCCGTCTTGGCGCCCGATAGGTATGCCTTAAGCGCGTCTCTCTCAAGCGGCAGATCGCCGTCTTTTAGCCCCGCGCTCGTCGTATTGACTACGAGATCAAAACGCTCTTGCGGCAAGTTGCTCCAGCCAAAAATCCGCGCGCCGTTTTTAGCGAAAAACTCAAGCCGCGCTTCGCTTCGATTGACTACCGACGCGGCTACGCCTTTATCTATCAGCGCGATCGCGATCGCCCTCGCCGCGCCTCCCGCGCCCAAAATCAACGCGCTTTTAACGCCGCTTAAAGGCGCGATCGACGCTATAAACCCCTCCGCGTCGGTGTTGTAGCCCGCGACGCGACCCTCTTTTTTCACCCAAGTATTGACCGCGCCGATCTTTTTTGCGCCGGACGTTATCTCGTCGGCTTGCGCAAAAGCCGCCTCTTTGTGCGGCAGAGTGATATTCGCGCCGTAAAGGCGGTTAGCCTCGAATATCTCGCGCAATTTATAGCCGTCCTCGACGCGCAAACGGGTATAGACGGCGGCGATCGCGTTTTGTTGATAAACGAAATTGTGCATAAGCGGCGAGAGCGAATGAGCGATCGGATCGCCCAAAACGGCGAGCAGCTTCATAAGGATAACAGTTCGTCGAAACTGACGCGCAAAGCCGCCATTTTATTTTGCGCCTCAAGCCATTCAAGCTCGGGCTTGCTGTCGGCGACAATGCCGCCGCCCGCGTGGAAAATCGCGCGGTTTTCTTCAATCTGCGCGCTTCTGATCGTAATGGCGCAGTCCATATCGCCGCCAAATCCGAACAACGCGATCGCGCCGCTGTAAAAACCGCGCCTGCTTCCCTCGTATTTGGCGATCAGCTCCATGGCGCGGATTTTGGGCGCGCCCGTCATCGTTCCGGCGCTAAAAGCGGACATAAACAGATCGAACATATCGCGCCCGTCGTCAATACGCGCCGTTACGTCGCTGACGATGTGCATTACATGGCTAAAGCGCTCGATATGCATTAGGTTTGAAACGCGAACGCTGCCGGATTTGGCTACGCGCCCCACGTCGTTGCGCCCTAAATCCACCAGCATAATATGCTCGGCGCGCTCCTTTTCGTCGCTCAAAAGCTCTTTTTCCATAGCCAAATCTTGCGCGATTGTCTTGCCGCGCTTACGCGTTCCGGCGATCGGGCGAAGCAGTATCTCGCCGTCGTTAAGCCTCGCCATTAGCTCCGGCGAGCTTCCGACGATAGCAAACTTTTCGTATGGCAGTAGAAATTGATACGGCGAGGGGTTTTTGCTTCTAAGGACGCGGTAAAAACTAAACGGATCGATTTTAGCCGGCTGAACGAAGCGGTTGGCAAGCAACATCTGAAAAACCTCGCCGCTTCTTATCTCCTCCTTTACCAATTCGACCTTTCGCATAAACTCCTCTTTGGAAAACTGAAAGTTTCCCTCGCCTAACTTTTCGGCGGCGATTAACGGTAGAGGATCCATCGGCGATTTCGCTACTTTCAAAGCCTCCCGCAAAACTTCGTCGCTTCCTTGAAGCGAGCTAAGCGCCGTGAGCGTTCCGTTTTTATGCGAGTAAACAAAAAGATATTCGGGGCGCGCTAAATCAAATTCGGGCGCGTTTGTCGCGTCGATTAAGTTATCCATCGATTTTCTTAGCGTAGGCTCAAAAAGCCTTACCGCGTCGTAGCCGATAAAACCTGTGAAACCGTCTATAAAGCCGATCCCAAGTTTTTCCTGCTCCTCTTTATACGGCGTTTTATCGATCGCGGCAAATCGTTTTTTTAGATAAATTAGCGGATTGTCCTCAATCTCGCTTATGTCGCCGTTTATCATGCAAAAAGTTTTGTCGTTTTCGCGCCAAATCCTCTCGCGCGCGCCGACGGCGACAAAGCTGAAATTGCCGTTTTCGCCGCTTAATCCGCTTTCAAAGAGCAAAACGCGCTTATCGCTAAAAAAAAGCCTTAGCTTGTCGTATAGCGCAATCGGCGTAAGCGTATCGTATAGAACGCGGCGAGAGACGATCAAACTACTCTTTCACGATAAACGCTTCAGGGCTATAGTCCCGCCGTAAATTAGGCAAAGCGTTCAACGCCCGATCTCTTGTCGAATACGGTCCGACGTAGATTCTATGCACGACGACCTTATTTACGGTTTTCTCGCGAACCAAGACGTTTAAACCGCGATCGCGAAGGCTTTTCAAATAGCTCTCGCGGGGCGCTTTGGCGAGCGATTCAATCTGAATATAAAACTTTTCTTCCGTTTTTGCGGGCGCGGCGCTTGTCTCCTTAGCGGGAGTCGCGCTTGGAGTTTTAGGCGGCTGCGGCGGCGTTTGAGTTTTTGGGGGCGTAGTAGCGACGGAGCTAGGCGGCGTCGGAACCGGAACGGCGCTAGGCGGCGTCGGCGCGGTATTCTGAGCGGCGGCGTTTTGAGCGGCTGTGATCGTAGCGTTAAGCTCGTTTTGCCGCGCTTCGCGATGTTTCGCGATAATTTCGTCGATCGCGCTTCTCACCTGTTCGGGATTGCTAACTGGCTGCGGCGACTCAAACATCGTCGTCGGCTGCTTCGCGCCTATCGGATCCGCGTCAAGCGCGTTAGTTTGAGCGGAAACGCTCTGCGTCTCGTTGTATTTGTCGGCGTCGATCACGCGAAAGGTTAAAAACGCGATCACCGCTACTAGCAGCATAGCGGCGCTCGCTAAAAGAGCGTTTCTAACTTTGCCGCCGGAACCTTCGTCCCGCTTAATGAGAATGTCGTTTAGCTCGTCTTCGCTACCGATTATGTCAGCCATCGTTTTTGTCTCCTACATGTGCTTTGACCAACCGCTCCCCCGTTCTTTGGCGTAAACGCCGTAAGGGATCGTTAGAATGTTAAACTCCGGCGGCAGATCGAAAGTTGGAAATACTCTCCACTGCCGAGTCATTTTTTGAACTAGTTTAGCTGAAAGCGCCTTTGCAAGTTGGCAACCCTCGCCAAGCGTCGTATGCCCTTTATGAACGTATAGATGCAAATGCCCGCTAGAACCGCTTTCGTAAGCGGTAAAATTCAAAAAGCCCTCTTCTCGTAGCATTAGCTGCGCTCGGTGGTAGAACCGCTCGCGATCCGCGCCGTTGAAATCAAAGACGATATTCTCCACCATATTTTCCGGCAGTATTAAATCGTGCGCAATCGTAATTTTTTTAGCGAAGTGTTCGTTTAAGATCGGCGGGGAGATCGCGCTATCCACCCTTTCAAACTTATCAAAAAACGTTTTGCCATGAAAGTTGACCTGTTTGGCTAAACCGTCGCGTTTTTTATAGTAGTGCGAAGTTTGCATTTTAATCAGTTTCAACTCCAACTGACTAACCATTTTTTGCCTTAAAAAGTCGCCTGCGAATATACGGGAAATCGGCTCCCAAGCGCTTTGGTTTCTTGAGAGATTGTCTCGATCTTGCGTTCGTTGGTTATATCGTCTAAAACGTCCGCGATCTTTTCGCCGATAAACGCGAATTCGCCCTCTTTCATTCCTCTGCTTGTCAGCGCCGCCGAGCCAAGCCGAACGCCGCTAGTTACAAACGGGCTGCGCTTTTCGCCCGGCACCGAGTTTTTGTTGACGCATATCCCCGCTTTTCCAAGCGCGTAGTCCGCGTCCTTTCCGCTAAACTCGCGGTCTAAAAAACTAAGCAAGATCAGGTGGTTGTCTGTGCCGTCGCTTACGATCTTATAGCCGCGCCGTTGCAAGGTCGCCGCGAGCGTTTTTATGTTGGCTTTAACCTGCTTGGCGTAAATTTTCCACTCCGGCTTTAGATTGTAGCCGAAACCTACCGCTTTTGCGGCGATAACGTGCATAAGCGGTCCGCCCTGCATACCCGGAAAAACCGCCTTGTCGATCTTTTTGGCGATCTCTTCGTCGTTGGTCATTATCGCGCCGCCGCGAGGTCCTCGCAAGGTTTTGTGCGTCGTCGTGGAGACGACGTGCGAATGGGGAAAGGGGTTTGGATACTCGTTAGCGCATATCAAGCCAGCTACATGCGCTACGTCCGAAAGCAGATACGCCCCCGTTTTGTCGGCGATCGCGCGGAAGCGGGCGAAATCAAGCTCGCGCGAATAGGCGCTAAATCCGGCGACGATAATTTGCGGCTTTACCGCTACGGCGATCTTCTCTACCTCGTCGTAGTCGATCAGCCCGTTTTCATTCACGCCGTAAAAAAAACTATGGTAGTTTTGCCCGCTGAAGCTAACCTTAGCGCCGTGCGTCAAATGCCCGCCATGGCTTAAATCCATACCCAAAATTTTGTCGTATGGTTTAAGCAGCGCCGAATATACCGCCGCGTTCGCGCCGCTGCCGGAATGCGGCTGAACGTTGGCGTAGCTCGCGCCGAATAGTTTTTTTAGGCGATCGACGGCGATTAGCTCGATTTGATCCACAAACTCGCACCCGCCGTAGTAGCGTTTAGACGGATAGCCTTCGGCGTATTTATTGGTCAAAACCGAACCCATCGCCTCCATCACGGCGGGGAAGGTATAGTTTTCGCTCGCGATCATCTCAAGATGGTCGTTTTGGCGTTCAAGCTCCTTCTCGATCCATTGAAAAATATCTCTGTCCTCTTTGTCCAGATAGCTCAATTTTCTTCCTTTTGTTCCTGTTTCATCGCGGGAAACAATAGCGCTTCGCGGATTGTATCAAACCCCAATAGGATCATAACAAGCCTATCGATCCCTATCCCCTCGCCCGCCGTAGGCGGCATTCCGTAGCTAAGCGCCGTAATATAATCTTCGTCCATATACATGCCCTCTTCGTCGCCCGCCTCTTTAGCCGCCGCTTGCGCTTTGAAGCGCTCGTATTGGTCGATCGGATCGTTTAGCTCGCTAAAGCCGTTCGCGATCTCGTAACCTCCGATGAAAAGCTCGAAACGATCGGCTAAACGCGAATTATTGTCGTTTCGTCTAGCGAGAGGCGAAATCTCGATCGGAAAATCGACGATAAAAGTCGGATTGATTAACTTAGGCTCCACCAAAACGTCGAATAGCTCCGATTTGATCGCGCCGATTGGCTGTTCTTTTTTTACCTCTACGCCGTTTTTTCGCGCTATTGCCGATAGTTTTTGAATGTCGTTCAGATTTTCGCTAGGCACGCCGCCTATTTCGCATAGCGCCTCGTCGTAGCCGTATCTCGCAAACGGAGCGTTCAGGACAATCGTATGCCCTTTGAAGTTAGTTTCGCTAATTTTAAGCGCGCTTGAAAGCTCGGCGAAATATCTCTCCGTTAAAGCGATCAGATCCTCGTAAGTGTGATACGCCCAATAAAATTCAATCGTAGTAAATTCGGGGTTGTGCGTCGAGTCCATGCCCTCGTTGCGAAAGCAACGGTTAAGCTCGTAGATCGCCTCGAAGCCTCCCACGATCAGCCGCTTTAGATACAGCTCCGGCGCGATCCTAAGATAGCGATCGACGCTTAGCGCGTTGTGGCGCGTAACAAACGCGCGCGCGTTCGCGCCGCCCGGAATCGGGTGAAGCATAGGCGTCTCCACTTCCAAAAAACCGTTAGTTTCAAAAAAACCTCTCGTTTGCGAGATAATTTTGCTTCGTAAAATAAAGTTGTCGCGCGCGTTTGGGTTCATAATCAGATCGAGATAGCGGCGGCGCGAGCGAAGTTCTATATCTTGAACGCCGTGAAATTTTTCCGGAAGCGGGCGAATCGATTTAGTCAAAATCTCGATCGATTTAACATGAAGGCTCAACTCGCCCGTTTTCGTAACAAACCCATAGCCGCTAGCCTGCGTTATATCGCCTACGTCTAGCAATTTTTTTAACTCGTCGTAGCTTTGTCCGATCTCGCTTTGCGATAGAAATAGTTGCAAAGAGCCGCTTTGATCCTCTATCGTAACAAACGCCGCTTTACCCATAACTCGCAAAAGTTTTACGCGACCGGTAACATTATAAATCGCGCTCTCGTCGCGTTCGGCGCCCTCGATCAAACGCGCGTGCTTTTCTCGAAACTTGGCTAGGCTTAGATCGCGTTTAACTCGATTTTCATAAGGGTTTTTGCCAAGCTCTCTTAGGCGCGCTAATTTATCGATCCTAGTTTTAACATAGTCGTTGAAGTCTGGGATCAATTTTTCGCCTTGTTACGGCATTCCTTGCACATTCCGCGAAGCTGCATAGCGTGGCTTAAAATCTTGAAATCGTGGGCGGCGGCAATGGCTTTCTGGCGGTTTTCAATATCTTCGTCGATAAACTCGATCATCCTTCCGCAATAGTCGCATATCATATGATCGTGGTGCGCCTTCAAACCAAACTCGTATTTTTTACCGTTAGCGCCAAAGCTGACGCTAGTTACAATCCCCGCCTCTTCCAAAAGCGACAGAGTGCGGTAGATCGTCGCCGTGCCGATATGCGGGCAGTCGTATTCCTTTGCGATCTTAATCTTTAGCTCTTCGGGTATAAAGTGCGAATCGCTCGCCGCGATCGCCCGCAGTATAACCTCGCGCTGAAAAGTGTATTTAAGGTCCTTCTCCTTGAGCGTTTTTACAAACCGCTCTAACGCTTCGTCGAAGCTCTTTTGGTTCTTTGCGCGCATTGCGTTAATCCTTTCTTTCGTTGGACGTTTCTTCATTTTGCAATTTTGCCGTTTCTTCGCTTTGCTCCGTAGTCTTAGTCGCCTCCTCTAAAACCTCCGCTCCTCTCTCGATTATCTCCGCCACGTCCGGCGGCTCGATCGCCTTCACGCTCTCTTCGACGGTTTGTTTTATGTCTTCCGCTTTAGATTGCGCCTCTTTAAGCGCCTCGCGCGTCTGCGCGTCAAGTTTGATCAAAAAGCCGCCCGTAGCTTTTAACGACGGATACAGGAGGCTATCTTCAAGATTATTTTGCGCCCATTTTGAAATCGCCGCCGTTTGACTTAACGAAAAGATAATCGCCGCGAACAGAACATACACCTTGCCGACGCCGATAAAAAAGCCAAATATTCGATCCAGCCAAACGGCGATCCTCCGCGCCATACTCTCTTTTCTCCTAAGGCGCTTTGAAAGCCAAAGACCGACCAAGAAACATATAGCCCAAACGACTAAAAACACAATAGCGAAACCGGCGAGCTTCGTAGCGCTTTCGCTTGAAAAGTTAAACGAATGATCGGATGTCCATCTGCCGACGACCAACGCCAAGCGCGAGCCTAAGAAAATGCCCAAGCCGACGCCAAGCAAGCTAAAAAATTCTCTGACGGCGCCGCGCAAAATCCCCTGCGCGCCAAGAATAACAATTAGCGATAAAACTACTATATCTAACCAATGAAACGACATTCTATCTCCTAATCCTCGAAAACGCTTACCGCGTTTTTGCTCTGCGATAACGATTTCGCCAACGTTTTTTCGGCGCGATCGCGAATCGTTTCCCAATCGTCCGCCGCGCGATGAGGCGAGAGAGCGGCGCTGAGCGTTACGTTTATGACCTTGTCCTTATAGACAAGTCTGCTCGATTCGACGCGCGCGCTAACGCGCTTTACGGCGAAATACGCCTCTTGCCTATCCACGCGATTGAAAACGACGCAAAACGCCCCTTCGTTTTCTTGACCTTCGCCGTAGCGATAGACGCGGTTGTCGCTTCTAAGCATTCCCGTCAAGCTCTTAGCCGTAAAGAGCAAAATTTTCTCCATAACGACGTAACCTAACTCCTCTTTTAGCCGATCGTAATCGTCTATCGCGACAAGCGCCGTCCAAAGATCGAGGTCGCGATCGCATCCCGCTTGCAAAATCCGTTCGAGTTGATACTTTAGCGCCGCGCGAGTTCTTAGGCGGGTAAGCGGATCGACGAAACTGCGCGTTTCAATTACGTCTAGCTCGCTTTCTAGCGCGCCAATCGCGTTTTCGGCTTTTCGCGTTTCGGAAACGACGGCGTTTATATACGACTTCATCTCGTCTAAAATCGAAGCGGAAACAAAATCGTCCGTTTCTAACGCGCTTAAATCAAACGCGCGCTCTTGCTCTTTTAGTCTTGAAACGCTGTTTGAATACTCGTTTAACGTTTTACGCGCGAATACAAACGATTCCTCAAGACGAATCTCGCGCGCCGCCGCCTCGTCGATAAGCGAACATCGCTTGCTTAATTCGCTTTGCTCTTCGGGAGCGTATCTGCGCATAGCGTCCGAAAAAGCTTTCGCGTAATACGGCGGCAAAGGCGGCGTTCCCGTCTTTTCAAGCGCGTTAAACGCTTCGCTAGAAACGTCTTTCGCAAGTTTATCAAGCTCGACCGTAATCAATAACGCTCCCTTTCTCGCCGACAAAGCCTGAATTATACTCATTTATCTATAATTGCTTAATGAATAAATCCCAAGCGCTAACGGTTATAAACGACGATCTAAACGCTTTAGGGGCGGCGGCGTTAGAACGAAAACGCGCGTTGCACCCCGATCGCGTAACGACTTTCGTGATAGACCGCAACATAAACTATACAAATATCTGTCATATCGGCTGTAAGTTCTGCGCCTTTCATACTTCGGTTGGCACAAAAGACGGATATATTCTCCCATACGAGATTATCGATCGCAAGATCGAGGAGCTAATCGCGGTAGGCGGCACGCAAATTCTGTTTCAAGGCGGCGTTCACCCAAATTTGGCGATCGACTACTATGAAAACCTTGTCG
This window contains:
- a CDS encoding GGDEF domain-containing protein, whose product is MSIIQALSARKGALLITVELDKLAKDVSSEAFNALEKTGTPPLPPYYAKAFSDAMRRYAPEEQSELSKRCSLIDEAAAREIRLEESFVFARKTLNEYSNSVSRLKEQERAFDLSALETDDFVSASILDEMKSYINAVVSETRKAENAIGALESELDVIETRSFVDPLTRLRTRAALKYQLERILQAGCDRDLDLWTALVAIDDYDRLKEELGYVVMEKILLFTAKSLTGMLRSDNRVYRYGEGQENEGAFCVVFNRVDRQEAYFAVKRVSARVESSRLVYKDKVINVTLSAALSPHRAADDWETIRDRAEKTLAKSLSQSKNAVSVFED